The Exiguobacterium acetylicum genome includes a window with the following:
- a CDS encoding amino acid permease, which translates to MQLKREMTSRHLFMISLGGIIGTGLFLGSGLTISQAGPLGAVLSYIVGGTIMYLTMLCLGELAVYMPVSGSFQTYTTRFIGPGIGFAVGWIYWLGWAVTVALEITAAGSLMDRWFPNVPVVVWCTVFTVLLFGLNAVSAKAFGEAEFWFSSLKVLAILFFIVLGGAAWFGWLPMEADRPTTLFANFTASGWFPNGILGVLTTMIAVNFAFQGTELIGVAAGESDTPEKSIPKAIRNTVWRTFIFFVLSITIVGALIPYETAGGVSSPFIMVFDAIGIPYAADLMNIVVLTALLSVGNSGLYAATRMLWAMSQEGMISKKLSYVNARGVPMRALLFTMMFAMLSLLTAFFAEDTVFIWLLSLAGLGAQVGWISISASQLAFRRQFLRNGHDLSELKFKTPLYPVLPLISLTLNVVVLVSLAFQVDQRIALYIGVPFFLVMWGSYHLFVKGKHLAAQSDIRVAPSQLEE; encoded by the coding sequence ATGCAACTCAAACGAGAGATGACGAGTCGACACCTGTTCATGATCTCACTCGGCGGGATCATCGGAACAGGCTTATTTTTAGGGTCAGGGTTAACGATTTCACAAGCAGGACCTCTCGGGGCGGTCCTCAGTTACATCGTGGGTGGGACCATCATGTATCTGACGATGTTATGTCTAGGGGAATTAGCGGTCTATATGCCGGTCTCGGGGTCATTTCAGACCTATACGACCCGGTTCATCGGACCAGGAATCGGCTTTGCCGTCGGTTGGATTTATTGGCTCGGCTGGGCTGTGACAGTCGCACTCGAAATCACGGCTGCTGGCAGTTTGATGGATCGTTGGTTCCCGAATGTACCAGTCGTCGTCTGGTGTACCGTCTTTACGGTCTTACTGTTTGGTCTGAATGCCGTCTCAGCCAAAGCGTTCGGTGAAGCAGAATTTTGGTTCTCGAGTTTAAAGGTACTCGCGATTCTCTTCTTCATCGTCCTCGGTGGTGCTGCTTGGTTCGGCTGGTTACCGATGGAAGCAGATCGTCCGACAACGTTATTTGCGAACTTTACGGCAAGCGGTTGGTTTCCAAACGGGATTCTCGGTGTCTTGACGACGATGATTGCCGTCAACTTCGCTTTCCAAGGAACCGAATTGATTGGTGTCGCGGCTGGGGAGTCCGACACGCCTGAAAAATCGATTCCAAAAGCGATCCGGAATACAGTCTGGCGTACGTTCATCTTCTTTGTCTTATCAATTACGATCGTTGGTGCCTTGATTCCATATGAGACAGCTGGCGGAGTCAGCAGCCCGTTCATCATGGTCTTTGATGCAATCGGCATCCCTTATGCTGCTGATTTAATGAATATCGTTGTCTTGACAGCACTATTATCTGTCGGTAACTCGGGACTGTATGCGGCAACCCGAATGTTATGGGCGATGTCGCAAGAAGGCATGATTTCAAAGAAATTATCTTACGTCAATGCACGAGGTGTACCGATGCGTGCTTTACTCTTTACGATGATGTTTGCGATGTTATCGCTTCTAACAGCCTTTTTCGCAGAGGATACCGTCTTTATTTGGCTCTTATCCTTAGCTGGGCTCGGTGCTCAAGTCGGTTGGATTTCCATCTCTGCTTCTCAACTCGCATTTCGTCGGCAGTTCTTGCGAAACGGACATGATCTATCCGAATTGAAATTCAAGACACCGCTCTATCCGGTGTTACCGCTGATTTCGTTGACGTTAAACGTCGTCGTCCTCGTTAGTCTTGCGTTTCAAGTGGACCAGCGGATTGCCCTATACATCGGTGTTCCATTCTTCCTCGTCATGTGGGGAAGCTATCATCTCTTCGTCAAAGGAAAACATCTAGCAGCACAAAGCGACATCCGTGTCGCTCCTTCTCAACTCGAAGAATAA
- a CDS encoding thiamine diphosphokinase: protein MRAILVCAGPQEEVPDLRTFCQINDFIVGVDGGVQTIESFGLTCDMTIGDFDSLGYVPEGAIVHPAEKDETDLELALRTVSEMERGEEIIIVGATGGRLDMTVQNVYLLKQYPEARLVTKREEVRYLAAGTYPVEAGGYHYLSFIPLVPSILSLSGVKYPLDKHPVPVGGSLTVSNEWSASEAKVVLHQGELLMMRTLKE, encoded by the coding sequence ATGCGGGCGATTCTTGTCTGTGCGGGTCCGCAAGAAGAGGTACCGGACTTACGGACGTTTTGTCAGATCAATGATTTCATCGTTGGTGTCGATGGTGGTGTTCAAACGATTGAATCGTTTGGGCTGACATGTGATATGACGATTGGTGATTTTGATTCACTTGGCTATGTACCTGAAGGCGCAATCGTCCATCCGGCAGAGAAAGATGAGACGGATCTCGAACTTGCACTTCGGACAGTGTCAGAGATGGAACGGGGTGAGGAGATCATCATCGTCGGAGCGACAGGCGGACGACTCGATATGACCGTTCAAAATGTCTATCTGTTGAAGCAATATCCAGAAGCACGACTCGTAACGAAACGAGAAGAGGTGCGGTACTTGGCTGCGGGAACGTATCCAGTCGAAGCAGGGGGCTATCATTATCTTTCATTTATCCCGCTTGTGCCGTCGATTCTAAGTTTATCTGGAGTTAAATACCCACTCGATAAACATCCGGTTCCTGTTGGAGGATCATTGACTGTCAGCAATGAATGGAGCGCGTCTGAAGCGAAAGTAGTACTCCATCAAGGAGAACTATTGATGATGCGAACACTTAAGGAATAG
- the thiT gene encoding energy-coupled thiamine transporter ThiT — translation MKRLQMMMEIAIFASLGVVFDLLIPFKMPQGGSISLAMLPIFVMAFRHGVVGGVVTGALVGTIQLMFAPQVLTVVQPLLDYTIAYGVVGLSGLFARQVRQAARNGQKKSLMAFVLLATLLGAGLRYICHVISGIVFFAEYAEGPVVPYSLIYNATYMVPSYVLCGVVTGLLFTTAPRLLRYSARGV, via the coding sequence ATGAAACGGTTACAAATGATGATGGAAATTGCCATCTTCGCAAGTCTCGGAGTCGTCTTTGATTTATTGATTCCATTCAAAATGCCACAAGGAGGCTCAATCAGCTTAGCGATGCTTCCCATATTCGTTATGGCGTTTCGCCATGGTGTCGTCGGAGGTGTCGTCACTGGAGCACTAGTCGGTACGATCCAATTGATGTTTGCCCCGCAAGTCTTGACGGTCGTTCAACCACTACTTGATTATACGATTGCCTATGGTGTTGTCGGATTAAGTGGTCTGTTTGCGCGTCAAGTTAGACAAGCCGCGCGTAACGGACAAAAGAAAAGCTTGATGGCGTTCGTTCTTCTTGCGACACTGTTAGGAGCGGGACTTCGATATATCTGTCATGTCATTAGTGGGATCGTCTTTTTTGCCGAGTATGCTGAGGGTCCAGTCGTACCGTATTCATTGATTTATAATGCGACATACATGGTTCCGTCTTACGTTCTTTGCGGTGTCGTCACAGGTCTTCTATTCACGACTGCACCACGCTTACTTCGCTATTCAGCACGAGGTGTTTAA
- the rpe gene encoding ribulose-phosphate 3-epimerase — translation MIKIAPSILSADFANLERDVKAVEAAGADYIHFDVMDGQFVPNISFGLPVLSSLRQKTDMVLDVHLMIDQPERFVEDFVKAGADIVTFHVEATNHVHRVLQQIKAAGAKAGVVLNPHTPLSTIEHVLQDVDMVLLMTVNPGFGGQAFIESVMPKLATLAQMKADRGLTFEIEIDGGVNPETAKLCIENGANVLVAGSAIYNAPDYAEAITSIRQGATV, via the coding sequence ATGATTAAAATTGCACCATCGATCTTATCAGCAGATTTTGCGAATCTCGAGCGTGATGTCAAGGCGGTTGAGGCGGCAGGAGCAGACTACATTCATTTCGACGTCATGGATGGTCAGTTCGTTCCGAACATCTCGTTCGGTTTACCTGTGTTAAGTAGCTTACGTCAAAAGACGGACATGGTCCTTGATGTCCATTTGATGATTGATCAACCCGAACGTTTCGTCGAAGATTTCGTCAAGGCAGGAGCCGACATCGTGACGTTCCACGTCGAAGCGACGAATCATGTCCATCGTGTCTTGCAACAAATTAAAGCAGCAGGTGCGAAGGCGGGGGTCGTCTTAAATCCACATACACCATTATCGACGATTGAACACGTTCTTCAGGACGTCGACATGGTCTTGTTGATGACAGTTAATCCGGGCTTTGGTGGTCAGGCGTTCATTGAGAGTGTCATGCCGAAACTTGCGACACTTGCACAAATGAAGGCAGATCGTGGTCTGACATTTGAAATCGAGATTGATGGTGGGGTCAATCCGGAAACGGCAAAACTTTGTATCGAAAACGGTGCAAATGTTCTAGTCGCAGGATCAGCAATCTACAATGCACCAGATTATGCGGAAGCAATCACTAGCATTCGTCAAGGGGCTACCGTATAA
- the rsgA gene encoding ribosome small subunit-dependent GTPase A, which translates to MTEQRIEENREGTIIRLQGGFYDVMTPEGEVRSRARGNFRKRGISPVVGDEVVLHIESETGYILEVKERDNFLVRPPVANIDQALLVVSAAEPDFSAHLLDRFLVLIEAKEIQPVILLTKMDLLDDVKGPAVREAIAAYRKIGYTVIETSSETLTGVEQVRPLLAGKTSVLAGQSGVGKSSLLNALEPSLDLETSAISKSLGRGRHTTRHVTLMPLAEGLIADTPGFSNLDFPYEMEIEDVRWSFPEFVAVQDDCKYRGCLHLNEPGCAVKEAVEAQEIMSSRYENYGMFIDEIKNRARRY; encoded by the coding sequence ATGACGGAACAGCGCATCGAAGAGAATCGAGAAGGAACGATCATACGGTTGCAAGGCGGCTTTTATGATGTCATGACACCAGAAGGAGAAGTCCGTTCACGAGCAAGAGGAAATTTCCGAAAACGTGGTATCAGTCCTGTCGTCGGAGACGAAGTCGTCCTTCATATCGAGAGTGAGACCGGCTATATTCTCGAAGTGAAGGAGCGTGACAATTTTCTAGTACGTCCTCCTGTCGCGAACATCGACCAGGCATTGCTTGTCGTCTCAGCAGCAGAACCTGATTTTTCAGCCCATCTGCTCGATCGGTTTCTCGTATTGATCGAAGCGAAGGAAATACAACCCGTCATCCTGTTAACGAAGATGGATTTACTCGACGATGTCAAAGGACCTGCTGTCCGTGAAGCGATTGCTGCTTATCGAAAGATTGGCTATACGGTCATCGAAACATCGAGTGAGACGTTGACAGGTGTCGAGCAAGTCCGACCATTACTTGCAGGAAAAACAAGTGTTCTCGCTGGACAATCAGGTGTCGGCAAAAGCTCGCTGTTGAATGCACTTGAACCATCGCTTGATTTAGAAACGAGTGCGATCTCGAAATCACTCGGACGTGGGCGTCATACGACCCGTCACGTTACGTTGATGCCGCTTGCGGAAGGGTTGATTGCCGATACGCCAGGGTTCTCGAATCTAGACTTTCCGTATGAAATGGAAATTGAGGATGTGCGATGGAGTTTTCCTGAATTCGTGGCTGTGCAAGACGATTGTAAATATCGGGGTTGCTTGCATTTGAATGAACCTGGTTGTGCCGTTAAGGAAGCGGTCGAAGCACAAGAAATCATGTCCTCCCGCTATGAGAATTATGGTATGTTTATAGACGAAATCAAGAATCGAGCCCGGAGGTATTGA